In one Arachis duranensis cultivar V14167 chromosome 9, aradu.V14167.gnm2.J7QH, whole genome shotgun sequence genomic region, the following are encoded:
- the LOC127741621 gene encoding replication protein A 70 kDa DNA-binding subunit C, whose protein sequence is MISLNPISFAFFFKFRFVCGTKLCLRVVFSWKFVPRRSSGLLISQIPGKIEDLRSSVMNSVVGSTIDLGFVKFLILQIVIVLVSVRFLIRMLLSRVPEISVSMLLNGDENVGMPIKCGKIQTTVKKPLLNRFRDHIVEGQVYRMAYFTVVSNHGSYRATSHEFKLVFLYRTTVVAVDEDVIPKTCFNMFPFSELLNMTQDYDFLVDVIGLLTSVGEEKEYAKEGKIVKMIALELTSKDVTVRCALFGDYVNQVNHFLASGYVEQPVVVIQLAKVKFFRGQVGVQNVMYATQMLFNPDIPEVVEFRQSMIEQGVNGTHPLFIANEGKVLSLEDDFMRLTRKCTIEELQDNNQEGSFIIFGTIQGIVEDGGWWYSACVCGKGIYPQNGAYYCDFCLKHITNVTPRFKIKIIVEDHTGEGIFLLFDREASYLLKKSCADLFTEVQRDASLICGDTYPPIFQVLIGKKLLLKVDTKGVPQDTFYGTFRVRRICDDSTIIAMFELPDYDADDECTPKKVRYTYKYF, encoded by the exons ATGATTTCGTTGAACCCTATCagctttgctttcttcttcaaatttCGTTTCGTCTGCGGTACGAAACTTTGTCTACGAGTTGTGTTCTCCTGGAAGTTTGTTCCTCGCCGTTCATCTGGGTTACTGATTTCCCAAATTCCCGGTAAGATTGAAGATCTCAGATCATCTGTGATGAATTCTGTTGTCGGTTCGACGATTGATCTAG GGTttgtgaaattcctaatcttGCAAATTGTCATCGTTTTGGTATCTGTTCGATTTTTAATCCGCATGTTATTGTCTAGGGTTCCTGAAATTT CTGTCTCTATGCTATTGAATGGAGATGAGAATGTTGGAATGCCTATCAAG TGTGGAAAAATACAAACTACAGTCAAGAAACCACTGCTTAATAGGTTTAGGGATCATATAGTTGAAGGACAAGTTTATAGAATGGCATATTTTACTGTTGTGTCAAATCATGGTAGTTATAGAGCAACTTCTCATGAATTCAAATTGGTTTTCCTTTACCGAACCACTGTTGTAGCTGTTGATGAAGATGTAATCCCTAAGACTTGTTTCAACATGTTTCCTTTTTCTGAGCTGTTGAACATGACCCAAGATTATGATTTCTTAGTTG ATGTCATCGGTCTTTTAACTTCAGtcggagaagagaaagaatatgCAAAAGAGgggaaaattgtgaaaatgattgCATTGGAATTAACTTCAAAAGA TGTTACAGTGCGATGTGCATTGTTTGGGGATTATGTTAATCAAGTGAATCATTTTCTTGCCTCTGGCTATGTGGAGCAGCCTGTTGTGGTGATTCAGCTTGCAAAAGTCAAGTTCTTTAGGG GTCAAGTAGGTGTTCAAAATGTCATGTATGCGACTCAAATGTTATTTAATCCTGATATTCCTGAAGTTGTTGAGTTCAGGCAGAG tatgattGAGCAAGGTGTGAATGGTACCCATCCACTGTTTATTGCAAATGAGGGTAAAGTTCTCTCATTGGAAGATGATTTCATGCGTTTAACTAGGAAATGCACTATTGAAGAGCTTCAAGATAACAATCAG GAGGGTTCTTTTATCATTTTTGGTACAATCCAAGGTATTGTTGAGGATGGAGGTTGGTGGTATTCTGCGTGTGTGTGTGGAAAGGGTATCTATCCTCAAAATGGTGCATATTACTGTGATTTTTGTTTGAAGCACATAACTAATGTGACTCCAAG atttaaaattaaaataatagttgaAGATCATACTGGTGAGGGTATTTTCCTTCTCTTTGATCGTGAGGCATCTTATTTGCTTAAGAAGTCATGTGCTGACTTGTTTACTGAGGTTCAAAGAGATGCAAGT CTTATATGTGGGGATACTTATCCTCCCATATTTCAAGTGCTCATTGGAAAGAAGTTGCTTCTCAAGGTTGATACCAAAGGTGTCCCACAGGATACATTTTATGGGACTTTCCGAGTTAGGAGAATTTGTGATGATTCAACTATTATTGCGATGTTTGAACTTCCCGATTATGATGCTGATGACGAGTGTACTCCAAAAAAGGTTAGATAtacatacaaatatttttag
- the LOC127741619 gene encoding uncharacterized protein LOC127741619, which produces MSQDELQTFGLLEIEKLLQSNGKSLRNYAGMPVPNKSLYDTVSLTHEHDANVSKLNEEQRVVYDKIIDCVSNKRHGFFFVYGFGGTGKTFLYRVLSAKLRSEKNIVINVASSGIASLLLPGGKTAHSMFNIPVEITEDTVCRIKKDSPKAEVFRIADLIIWDEAPMTNKLAFEALDRTLWDIMVSVSDRNKDLPFGGKVVVLGGDFRQVLPIIPKGSCAEIVIASINSSVLWKYCEVLRLTKNMRLAIGSEQSTAQELRLFSDWILQIGEGHCGTVVNEKLFVDIPSDLIIPVLENPVEDIVNTIYPNLVQNFRDPSFFQDRAILASTVDNVEEINNYIVDLLPGEEKNYLSADSICGSDAYSDVDVDWITVEFLNQIRCSGPPNHLLKLKIGVPIILLRNIDPAGGLCNGTRLVVRDLGTNIIGADIVSGSNVGDKVFITRMSMIPSDTVIPFKFQRRQFPVSLSFAMTINKSQGQTLSMVGLFLHRPVFSHGQLYVALSRVRNRNGLKILLCDEGLDDAGRTENVVFKEVFDKVKF; this is translated from the exons ATGAGTCAGGATGagttacaaacgtttggtttgtTGGAGATTGAGAAACTATTGCAGAGTAATGGAAAATCATTGAGAAATTATGCTGGCATGCCAGTTCCTAATAAATCTTTA TATGATACTGTTTCTTTGACTCATGAGCACGATGCAAATGTCTCCAAGTTAAATGAAGAACAGAGGGTGGTCTACGATAAAATTATTGATTGTGTTTCGAATAAGAGGCACGGATTCTTTTTTGTGTATGGGTTTGGTGGCACTGGAAAAACTTTTTTATACAGAGTTTTGTCAGCTAAATTGCGATCTGAGAAAAATATTGTTATAAATGTTGCTTCTAGTGGTATTGCTTCTCTGTTGTTACCGGGTGGTAAGACGGCACATTCTATGTTCAATATTCCCGTTGAGATTACTGAAGATACTGTTTGCCGGATTAAGAAGGATAGCCCAAAGGCTGAGGTATTTCGAATTGCCGATTTGATTATTTGGGATGAGGCACCCATGACTAACAAATTAGCATTTGAAGCGCTCGATAGGACGTTGTGGGATATAATGGTTTCGGTCTCTGATAGAAATAAAGATTTACCTTTTGGTGGGAAGGTAGTCGTTCTTGGTGGTGATTTCAGGCAGGTCTTGCCAATTATTCCAAAAGGTTCTTGTGCTGAGATTGTGATAGCGTCCATAAATTCTTCTGTCCTTTGGAAATACTGTGAAGTTTTGCGATTGACAAAAAATATGAGGTTAGCAATCGGATCGGAACAATCAACTGCTCAGGAGTTAAGGTTGTTTTCAGATTGGATACTTCAAATCGGGGAAGGTCATTGTGGAACAGTGGTCAACGAGAAACTTTTTGTTGATATTCCTTCTGATCTAATCATTCCTGTCTTGGAAAATCCAGTGGAAGATATTGTAAATACAATATACCCGAATTTGGTTCAGAATTTTCGTGATCCAAGTTTCTTCCAAGATAGGGCAATACTCGCTTCGACTGTCGACAATGTTGAAGAGATAAACAATTATATAGTTGATTTGTTGCCCGGTGAGGAGAAAAATTATCTCAGTGCTGATTCGATATGTGGTAGTGATGCCTATtctgatgttgatgttgattgGATAACTGTTGAATTCTTGAATCAGATTAGGTGTTCTGGTCCACCTAATCATTTGTTAAAGTTGAAAATAGGTGTTCCTATTATTTTGTTGAGGAATATTGATCCGGCTGGTGGTTTGTGTAATGGGACTCGACTTGTCGTGCGAGATCTAGGGACAAATATCATTGGTGCAGATATTGTTTCTGGTAGCAATGTTGGGGACAAAGTTTTTATCACCAGAATGAGTATGATTCCTAGTGATACGGTTATACCGTTTAAATTCCAACGCCGTCAATTTCCGGTTTCTCTGTCCTTTGCGATGACAATCAACAAGAGCCAGGGTCAGACATTATCAATGGTCGGTTTGTTCTTGCATCGTCCTGTGTTTTCTCATGGTCAACTTTATGTAGCTCTTTCTCGGGTTCGGAATAGAAATGGTCTTAAGATTTTACTTTGTGATGAAGGATTAGATGATGCTGGTAGGACTGAAAACGTTGTATTTAAGGAAGTTTTTGATAAG GTCAAATTCTAA
- the LOC127741620 gene encoding uncharacterized protein LOC127741620, protein MDDIDQSEIYDPSVNSFSQVGSVIDHPLFLQSEIQGCLDVGDPNYECSICGACFWLLERVERDSTVNHPIFTVCCSKGKIQLPYLQRPPDLLYNLINGDDSKSLYFQKNIRSYNSMFAFTSLGGKVLDSVNDGKGPPQFIISGQNYHRIGSLLPNAGEKPKFAQLYVYDTQHEIINRQRIFGQTSEIDKELITELLQMIDTHNVIAQSFRRVREFYQCHPSEIFSLKLYSQRNVDRRMYSAPSCDEVAALIVGDFDSSDHGRDIIVRSTTGRLQRIYETHALYWPLQYPLLFPYGEDGYQLNIGYRGQQSGYIPGRRTRVSLREFICFRLQIREHEDGIIHKCRRLFQQFVVDCFTMIESQRLYEIRMKQSTIRGEVLQGIEEAMRRGDDEASSIGTRIILPSSFTGGKRYMFNRCQDAMAICKHFGYPDLFLTITCNPNWPEFQRFTERERIPIADRPDISCRVFHAKLKCLLSDLKEVKINDVDIDNRFVVPYNPLLLMKYQAHINLEFCNKSNVIKYLFKYINKGPDRVTATVGERYDVGESSQVVDEIKQYYDCRYLSPSESMWRIFAYDIHHRWPSVQRLTFHLPNQQHVVFDDADITTHVYLQNKNLLTMFTGWMMANRRFTEGRSLTYVEYPGKFVYCLKSREWKPRQRGFSIGRLSFAHPSSGELFYMRMLLNVQRGCTSFRSIRTVNGVTYDTFQEACSAMGFLIDDKEYVSAIKEVAEFASAAQLRRLFVMLLLYGSMGRPLSVWEQTWTYLYDDILYRRRHELQYPGKIF, encoded by the exons ATGGATGATATAGACCAATCAGAAATATATGATCCTTCCGTAAATTCATTCAGTCAAGTTGGTTCTGTTATTGATCATCCTCTGTTCTTGCAAAGTGAGATACAAG GCTGCCTTGATGTTGGTGATCCTAACTATGAATGTTCAATTTGTGGCGCGTGTTTCTGGTTATTAGAACGTGTTGAAAGAGATTCTACAGTTAATCATCCTATTTTTACTGTTTGTTGCTCAAAGGGAAAAATTCAGTTACCTTATCTCCAAAGGCCCCCAGATCTGTTATATAATTTGATCAATGGAGATGATAGCAAGAGTTTGtatttccaaaaaaatattcGATCTTATAACAGTATGTTTGCCTTCACGTCTCTTGGCGGTAAGGTATTGGATTCAGTGAATGATGGGAAAGGTCCACCGCAGTTTATAATAAGTGGTCAAAATTATCATCGGATTGGAAGTTTGCTCCCAAATGCTGGTGAGAAGCCTAAATTTGCACAATTATACGTATACGACACTCAGCATGAGATAATTAATAGGCAGCGAATCTTTGG gCAAACATCTGAGATAGATAAAGAATTGATAACTGAGTTGTTGCAAATGATCGATACTCATAATGTCATAGCACAGTCATTTCGAAGAGTTAGAGAATTCTATCAGTGTCATCCATCTGAGATTTTCTCATTGAAGTTGTATTCGCAACGGAATGTTGATCGAAGAATGTACAGTGCTCCCTCTTGCGATGAAGTTGCTGCTTTAATTGTTGGCGATTTTGATTCGTCGGATCATGGTCGTGACATTATTGTTCGATCTACTACTGGTCGGTTGCAACGTATATATGAAACTCATGCTCTATATTGGCCCTTACAGTATCCTCTGTTGTTTCCATATGGTGAGGATGGTTATCAGTTGAACATTGGTTATCGAGGTCAACAGTCTGGATATATTCCTGGAAGGAGAACAAGAGTTTCTCTCAGGGAATTCATATGTTTTCGTCTGCAGATTAGGGAGCATGAAGATGGAATTATTCACAAGTGTAGGCGGTTGTTTCAACaatttgttgttgattgttTCACGATGATTGAGTCCCAGAGGTTGTATGAGATTAGAATGAAGCAAAGTACAATTAGAGGAGAAGTTCTTCAAGGAATAGAGGAGGCTATGCGTCGTGGTGATGATGAGGCTTCTTCAATTGGGACACGAATTATTTTGCCTTCCTCCTTCACTGGTGGTAAACGTTATATGTTTAACCGTTGTCAGGATGCCATGGCAATTTGTAAACATTTTGGCTATCCAGATTTATTCCTCACTATTACATGTAATCCAAATTGGCCTGAATTCCAGCGGTTCACAGAGCGAGAGCGAATTCCCATCGCTGATCGTCCTGATATCTCTTGTCGTGTTTTTCATGCTAAGTTGAAGTGCCTCCTTAGCGATCTGAAGGAAG TGAAAATCAACGATGTTGATATTGACAACAGATTTGTTGTGCCATATAATCCGCTGTTGTTGATGAAATATCAAGCTCACATAAATCTTGAGTTTTGTAACAAGTCAAATGTCATTAAGTATCTTTTCAAGTATATCAATAAGGGTCCGGATCGGGTGACTGCAACTGTTGGAGAAAGATATGATGTTGGTGAATCTTCTCAGGTGGTTGATGAGATAAAACAGTATTACGATTGTCGTTATTTATCACCGTCTGAATCCATGTGGAGAATTTTTGCTTATGATATTCATCATAGATGGCCGTCAGTACAGAGGTTGACTTTTCACTTGCCAAATCAGCAGCATGTTGTATTCGATGATGCTGATATCACTACTCATGTTTATTTGCAGAACAAAAATTTGCTGACGATGTTTACGGGTTGGATGATGGCCAACAGGCGGTTCACGGAGGGGCGGTCTCTAACATATGTTGAATATCCAGGTAAATTTGTATACTGTTTGAAGAGCAGGGAGTGGAAACCAAGACAGAGGGGATTCTCTATTGGAAGACTGAGTTTCGCTCATCCCTCCTCCGGTGAACTTTTCTACATGCGGATGCTTTTGAATGTGCAGAGAGGTTGTACCAGTTTTCGAAGTATAAGAACTGTGAATGGTGTTACTTATGATACATTTCAGGAGGCATGTTCTGCGATGGGATTCTTGATAGATGATAAGGAGTATGTTTCTGCTATTAAGGAAGTCGCCGAGTTTGCGTCAGCTGCACAGCTAAGGAGGCTTTTTGTGATGTTGTTGCTATATGGTTCCATGGGAAGACCTCTGTCAGTTTGGGAACAAACTTGGACTTATTTGTATGATGATATTCTTTATCGCAGAAGACATGAGCTGCAATACCCTGGTAAGATTTTTTGA